From a single Paenibacillus sp. FSL R5-0345 genomic region:
- a CDS encoding LysM peptidoglycan-binding domain-containing protein yields the protein MLKYSTYRSIYDKAPVVESLGHNPVTRYSAQIKEITALLLEGLMRLFRRDFVIKLTLIIVLVLSGLTVVGNVFAGSTTLMKDEKRVVVERGDTLWSIALENKPSDMKTAVYIEGIKKSNGIKGSQINAGDILSLPIY from the coding sequence ATGTTAAAATACAGTACATACCGTAGCATCTACGATAAAGCCCCCGTGGTTGAATCTTTAGGACATAATCCTGTTACCCGTTATTCAGCTCAGATTAAAGAGATTACAGCGCTTTTGCTTGAAGGATTGATGCGTTTGTTCCGGAGAGATTTTGTTATTAAACTTACATTGATCATTGTGCTCGTACTATCAGGACTCACAGTAGTAGGTAATGTATTTGCAGGATCTACTACTTTAATGAAGGATGAGAAGCGCGTAGTGGTTGAACGCGGAGATACACTTTGGAGTATTGCTCTTGAGAATAAACCATCGGATATGAAGACGGCTGTATATATAGAAGGAATTAAAAAATCCAATGGCATTAAAGGCAGTCAGATTAATGCTGGAGATATTCTCAGTTTACCTATTTATTAA
- a CDS encoding L,D-transpeptidase yields MPNYRIIVDLTQRMLYLLDNNIVIRGFPVGIGKMLTQSPLGDFTIINKEPDPGGPFGVFWMGLSKPHYGIHGNNDPSSIGHEVSHGCIRMYNADVLALAAIVPIGTQVTIRN; encoded by the coding sequence ATGCCAAATTACCGAATTATTGTAGATCTGACCCAGCGTATGCTGTATCTTCTTGATAACAACATTGTGATCAGAGGTTTCCCCGTCGGAATCGGTAAAATGTTAACCCAATCACCCTTGGGTGACTTCACTATTATTAACAAAGAACCCGATCCAGGTGGTCCATTTGGGGTCTTTTGGATGGGTCTATCTAAGCCTCACTATGGAATACATGGAAATAATGATCCCTCCTCGATAGGTCACGAAGTTTCCCACGGTTGTATTCGGATGTACAATGCGGATGTGCTAGCACTAGCTGCGATTGTTCCGATTGGAACACAAGTAACGATCAGGAATTAA
- a CDS encoding MBL fold metallo-hydrolase, whose translation MEDRWFTVTEIDPTTYAISEYGHWEKVHSFLLLGKEQAVLIDTGLGIDNIKRITDQLTDLPIAVITTHVHADHIGSHGQFDTIYVHKEDEDWLMNGIQGLSLAQIRKDMSRDLTLTPPESFDPSTYTPFQGKPTALLQEGDVLDIGGRKLEIYHTPGHSPGHISVFDHAKGYLFTGDLLYDVTPVYAFYPSTSPEDLVASLEKIAHIAKVTQVFGSHNTLGLDPSILHEVKQAVRALREQGLVAHGTGIHRFNGFSVQF comes from the coding sequence ATGGTCATTGGGAAAAGGTGCATTCGTTTTTGCTGTTAGGAAAAGAACAAGCTGTATTGATTGATACAGGATTAGGCATCGATAATATAAAAAGAATCACAGATCAGTTAACGGATTTACCTATTGCTGTTATCACCACACATGTGCATGCAGATCATATAGGCAGTCATGGACAATTCGATACGATCTATGTTCATAAAGAGGATGAGGATTGGCTGATGAATGGAATACAAGGCTTGTCCCTTGCCCAGATCAGAAAAGATATGAGCAGAGACCTTACGCTAACTCCACCTGAATCCTTTGATCCTAGTACATACACGCCATTTCAAGGTAAACCGACAGCTCTATTGCAAGAGGGGGATGTGCTTGACATAGGAGGGCGTAAATTAGAAATTTACCACACACCGGGTCATTCACCAGGCCATATAAGCGTCTTTGATCATGCCAAAGGGTATCTGTTTACAGGGGATTTATTGTATGATGTTACACCTGTTTATGCATTTTATCCTTCGACTAGTCCGGAAGATTTAGTGGCTTCTTTAGAAAAGATTGCACACATTGCAAAGGTGACCCAAGTATTCGGCTCTCATAATACGTTAGGTTTAGATCCATCTATTTTGCATGAAGTAAAGCAGGCGGTTCGTGCTTTGCGTGAACAGGGACTTGTCGCACATGGTACGGGGATTCATCGGTTTAATGGGTTTAGCGTGCAATTCTAA
- the lexA gene encoding transcriptional repressor LexA, producing MSKISSRQLAILEFIRSEVRSKGYPPSVREIGEAVGLASSSTVHGHLDRLEKKGLIRRDPTKPRAIELLGQEDSENVHQFAQTVARIPVVGKVTAGVPITATENIEDYFPLPTHYVGDNKVFMLSVQGDSMVEAGIMNGDYVIVRQQQTADNGDIVVAMTEEDEATVKTFYKERDHIRLQPENPAYEPLRLNRVTILGRVIGLFRDIH from the coding sequence ATGTCAAAGATTTCAAGTCGCCAGCTGGCGATCCTGGAATTTATACGTAGCGAAGTCCGCAGCAAGGGTTATCCTCCTTCCGTTCGGGAGATTGGAGAAGCTGTTGGTCTTGCTTCCAGCTCCACAGTTCACGGTCATTTGGATCGGCTAGAGAAGAAGGGACTTATCCGTCGAGATCCAACGAAGCCACGTGCAATAGAATTGCTTGGCCAAGAGGATTCCGAGAATGTCCATCAATTCGCACAAACCGTCGCACGCATTCCTGTCGTAGGTAAGGTTACCGCCGGGGTTCCTATCACTGCTACTGAGAATATTGAAGACTACTTCCCGCTTCCAACTCACTATGTAGGAGATAACAAAGTATTTATGTTATCGGTTCAAGGTGACAGCATGGTCGAAGCTGGGATAATGAATGGTGACTATGTTATTGTCCGTCAACAACAGACAGCTGATAACGGAGATATCGTTGTAGCTATGACCGAAGAAGATGAAGCAACCGTTAAGACCTTTTATAAAGAACGTGATCATATACGTCTTCAGCCGGAGAATCCGGCGTACGAGCCTCTTCGCCTTAATCGCGTGACCATTCTCGGCAGAGTTATCGGATTATTTCGAGATATCCACTAA
- a CDS encoding methyltransferase domain-containing protein: MLPTTEAFAQSMRSYSNYIQMPWGRLFYLTAWHQIENHILLEKKPSILDIGCGFGITCHEFARKGYTVTGIDPTTEMIAKAQESAMKEGLSISYSVTTLQNSDVLAERYDWIFCHNVLEYLEYPKEMLMDISKKQSANGMLSLITHNPVAKVMKKAIMNKDPKGALDSIGNMREYSGIIQTEITIYTNDQLAEWLENCGYEVRWTYGIHNIYGYIADNEVKMNEDWNKHMVELELKLGSESPYKDIAIFTHLIAEKIR, from the coding sequence ATGTTACCAACAACTGAAGCTTTTGCACAATCGATGCGTTCCTATTCGAATTATATCCAAATGCCTTGGGGGAGATTGTTCTACCTGACCGCCTGGCATCAAATTGAAAATCACATCCTTTTAGAAAAGAAGCCATCGATTTTAGATATCGGCTGTGGGTTTGGGATAACTTGTCATGAATTTGCCAGAAAGGGGTACACAGTAACCGGAATAGATCCGACGACGGAGATGATAGCGAAGGCTCAAGAGTCTGCGATGAAAGAAGGTCTCAGCATTTCTTATAGCGTAACTACGCTACAGAATTCAGATGTGTTGGCGGAGCGTTATGACTGGATATTTTGCCACAACGTGCTTGAATATCTTGAATATCCCAAAGAAATGTTAATGGACATTAGTAAAAAACAATCTGCAAATGGAATGCTCTCTCTGATCACTCATAATCCTGTGGCCAAGGTGATGAAGAAAGCCATTATGAATAAAGATCCTAAGGGAGCTCTAGATAGCATTGGGAATATGCGAGAATATAGTGGCATTATTCAAACAGAAATTACGATCTATACGAATGATCAATTGGCGGAATGGCTTGAGAATTGCGGATACGAGGTTAGATGGACTTACGGAATTCATAATATCTATGGTTACATAGCAGACAATGAAGTGAAAATGAATGAAGATTGGAATAAACACATGGTGGAGCTGGAGCTTAAATTAGGCAGTGAATCACCATATAAAGACATAGCGATTTTCACACATCTTATTGCGGAAAAAATCAGATAA
- a CDS encoding DUF896 domain-containing protein, which produces MNIDELVARINELARKQKSVGLNQEETAERAKLREIYLGNIRNNFRAQLNTIELVDNDEHEQGNKGLKH; this is translated from the coding sequence TTGAACATTGATGAGTTGGTCGCGCGTATTAACGAATTGGCACGCAAACAGAAGAGCGTAGGCCTTAATCAAGAGGAAACGGCGGAACGCGCCAAGCTTCGTGAAATCTATTTGGGGAATATTCGCAATAACTTCCGAGCACAATTGAATACGATTGAATTGGTCGATAATGATGAGCATGAACAAGGTAACAAGGGGCTTAAGCATTAA